The genomic segment GGTTTTCCGTCAACGTCTCGGCATACGCTCGGGCCGTTGCCTTGATTTGGTTTGTGTCTTCGACAAGAGCCTCTAACACTTCCGTCACTTCATTGGCATAGCTTCGTGACTGGACGGCGAGATGCCCGACTTCGGTCACAACGACGGCGAAGCCGCGTCCCGCTTCACCGGCACGTGCAGCTTCAATCGCTGCATTGAGTGCAAGTAAGTTCGTTTGCCCGGCAATTGCTTCAAGACTCGCGAGAATCGTCTGGATTTGATCGGAGCGTCCTGTCATCGTCTCGACGGAATCGTTTAAACGGTTCGTCGCTTCGACCATTGCTTCGACCCGGCGTTCCATCGACTGCATCTCTTCATTTCCTTCACGTGCGGTGGCTGTCATATGGACGGCTGTCTCTGCCGTCGTCGCCATCTGTGTTTGAATCGTCGCAATCGCTTGATTGACTTGCTGTAACTGATTCGTTCCATGTTGCATCGATTGATATTGACCGTCGGCAGAGTCGACGATCGGTTCGATGGCAGCAGCAATCTGATCTGTGACAATAACCGAGTTTGCAGCAGCTTGCTTCAAATGTGTCGTGTTCGTTTTTAAATGACCGACCAGTGCTTCGATTTGTTGACTGACGTTCGTGATTAACGTGTTTGCTTCCGTTTCCCGTGCGTGCGCCGCGTGACGTTCACGATTTTGAACGAATACTTGAATGATCAGGGCACTGCTCGTTAAAACTAAGAACACAGCATGAATCATCAATAGACTAAACGGATACTCGGTCGTTCCGCACAGTAGCGTCGGTGCAAAAAAGAACCCGGCAAAGTGCTGAATCGCAAATAATACCGTGCTGATTAAAATCAAGTCGATTCGCCGGAAGTAGGCAATCAATGCCAGGACCATGAAAATCGAGAAGTGATATTCGACGAGTCCTTCTCCGCCGGCGATGATTGACATGCTTGCGAATGTCAGCGTCAGTGTCAAGAGAATGGCAACCTGTTTACTCTGCGGATTAAGCCGGTAGCGGATAACAGCTGCGAAGAGAAAAAAGATAGGAATCAGTGCGACGACCGTTAACGTAGCGAGCGACGCGGATGGTCCTTTTCCCTGTAAAAGGGAGTAGCCTTCTCCAAATGTTGTGAAGCGGTGGAGTCCATGGAAAATCAAAGATAAAACGACGATAAGAGACGTGATGCCAAGCATGAGTTGATGACGACGTTTCATAAAATAAAATTCCTCCGATTTCTAGTTGAAACTAAAACAAAGACGAAGTCCTGTTTTTGTAGGGGTATCAAGACTATCGGTTACACGCATGTGTTTGTTGACTGGAAAAAAAGTTAGCTGCACATCCATTATTTTTCTAAAAGAACGTAGCATGAATAAATGCCGGAACGGGTATATAAAAAACATCGAAATTAGTAGGAGGAAGACGCATGAAGTGGAAGGGAAGAGAACGAAGCTCAAACGTAGAAGACCGCCGGGGGATGAGCGGGAAAGGAGTCGCCGGAATCGGCGGTGGACTTGGGATCATCATCTTGATCGTCGTGACGTTGATGGGTGGGAATCCGGCTGATTTGCTTGGTGACTTATCCGGATCAGAGAGCGGGACGAACTCAAGTTATCAAGAAACGGCGAAAGAAAAAGAAGCCGCCGATTTTGTCTCGGTCGTGCTCGCCGATACGGAACGGGTCTGGACGAAGGAGTTCAAACAAGACGGGATGACGTACAAAGAACCGACACTCGTCCTCTATACCGATCAAGTCAGTTCCGCGTGTGGTCAAGCCGGAAAATCAGTTGGTCCTTTTTATTGTCCAGGCGATCAGAAATTATATATTGATTTAAGTTTTTATGATGAATTACAAACTAAGTACGGGGCGCCTGGCGACTTTGCGATGGCTTACGTCATTGCCCACGAAGTCGGACACCACGTCCAGACCTTACTCGGGACATCAGACGAAATCATGCCGCTTCGCCAAAAGATGAGCGAAGAGAAATTCAATAAATACCTCGTCCGGTTCGAACTACAGGCGGATTATTATGCCGGCGTGTGGGCGCATCACGCCCAAGGCGAAAACTTGTTAGAAGAAGGCGACCTTGAAGAAGCACTGGGTGCTGCAAATGCTGTCGGAGACGATACGCTTCAGAAGAAAGGGCAAGGATACGTCGTGCCGGAAAGCTTTACGCACGGGACATCGAAACAACGGAAAAGTTGGTTCCAAAAAGGTTTTGACAACGGAACGATTGAAGGTGGCGACACGTTCAAAGCAGCAAACTTATAAACGGATGACTTCAAAAAGAGACCGTTCCGAGTGGGGAACGGTCTTTTCAGTTTGTTGTATGTCTTGACACTAAATGTTAAGGAATCCAAAAACCAATTCGTGATTTTTTTGAGGTTCAAGGCAATCGTAAGCATCGCTTGAAGCGTCATTTCGTTCAGTCCCCGGTAGCGAGTCCAACGCATGCCATACTTTTCTTTCGCATCGGCGACGACAGAGAAGGGGGTGTTCCAATGAGGTGGTGATTTCTCTTACATATCAATAAGTAGTCTTCCTTTTTCAGGTTCTACTTTTTATACACGGAAGAAAAGAGGAGACAAGCGTTTTGTTCACTCGAAATCGCTTCCTAGGGAAAAACAAGCAGGAGCGACCCTGCAACGAAGTGAAGCGGCGCGATGCTTGTCCCAGGAAAACGATTCGAGGTGAACAAAAAAAGCGCAATCCTTCTCGTTAGAAAAAATTGCACTTTGTCTTCAGTCTGAAGAGACCGTTCCGAGTGGAGAACGGTCTCTTTTGGTTAGTTGTTGTAATTGTTGAACATCTTCGCATCATCCGGCACATTCGCAAGATAGACGATTTTTCCGTCCGCATCAAGGCGGGCGATATCCGTCCCGTCCTGCGTGAAGACCGTTCCGTCAGCCCGCTTGCCGCAGACGGCCCAGCGTGTCTCGAATGTATCGCCATCTGCTGACGGCAGCCAGGCTTCATACATGTGTTTGATGTCCTGGTTGGCAGTGAAGACCATCCGGACGAAGTTTTTCCAAGCGTCGATGCCGTGTTGTTCCTGTCCGTTCAGCACGAACGTGATGTCGTCCGAAAAGAGGGAAACGAGGTCACTAAAAGCCTGTTCGTCGGTCCGGGAAGCGTCAAATAAGTCAAAGTAGCGGTCCAGTGTAGTCATGAGTAAGTCTCCTTTAGTTGCGAATCATTTGTTGTTCAATCAAGGTTTTTAATGTCGTTAAGTGGTCAGGGGGGCAGTTCCGGTCGATTTCCTGTCGGAGCGACCCGATCGTTTCACGTTTTAAGGTCGATTGCCAAGCGTCTTCCGCTTCCGTCATCAAGTCCGATAAGAGGCGGACGTTCTGTTCTTTGATGCCCATCAAGTCCTCAAAGACACCACTTGAAGCATAAAGAGATTGTTTTCCTTCGATGGCTTCGTAGACGTCAAAAATGCGAATCTGGTCGGAAGGTTGATTCAAACGGAAACCGCCTTTGACCCCCGGGACAGATAGGAGAAGGTCGGCACTGACGAGTTTACGTAATAGTTTTTGAAAGTACGTCGGTGAAGCACCGAGCTGCTGACTGATGAACTCACCGGGTAAAAGTCCTTTTTCCGGCAAAAAGGTCAGTAACAGCATCGCGTAGACGGATTGTTCGACTCCGGTTTTCATTTGCATGGTAATTCGTCCTTTCTGTATAACGCGGATAACTATTGTCTATAATAATGGGTGTTAACAGTTTTGTCGAGTAAAACGCTTCTCACAAAACCGTCACACCTTTGGAGCGGCATTCTCATGGCAACTACACGATGGATTCGGTATACTGAATGTACGATATGTGAAAATATTCACTAAAAGTCGTTCACAATTTGTGAAAGGGCGTTTTTATATGAATCCACTTAAAGGAATCATCTCGATTCCACGTACGATCATGCTGCAATTGGTACTGGCGGCTGTCCTGATGGGGATTGCGGTCATCGGTCAATCGTACTTGATCGTCATCATCGTCGACCGCATTTTTCTCCAAGGGGACGCCTTTGCGGCCATCGTTCCGCTACTTGGTGTCTTACTGCTCATGCTGATGTTGCGGGTCGCTGTCACCTACTGGAACGGGCGGCTCGGGACGGTTCTCGCGGCGCGTGTCAAACAAGACATTCGCCAGGCGCTCGTCGCGAAGTATACGACGAGTTCCGTCGAAGTGATGTCGCAAGGACAGTCGGGACAAAAGGTCAGTGTGTTGCTTGACGCGGTCGATGAGATGGACAGCTATTACAGCCAATACTTGCCGAAAGTCATCCAGACATCGATCGTTCCCTTGATGGTGCTGATCGCAGCATTCAGTTATGACTGGATTACGGGTCTCGTCATGATGATCACGGCACCGTTCATTCCCTTGTTCTACATCGTCATCGGGATTATGACGCAAAAACGTGCCGATACACAGCTCGAGAAGATGACGGCGTTCTCGGGGACCTTTCTCGATACGCTGCAAGGCATCACGACGTTGAAGTTGTTTGGTCGCGCGAAAGCACAGCAGGACGTCATCGAACGGAGCAGTCTCGACTTCCGCGATGCGACCTTGACCGTGCTGAAGCTCGCCTTCTTGTCGTCGTTGATGCTTGAGTTCATCTCGATGCTCAGCATGGGGATGATTGCGCTTGAAGTCAGCTTGCGGTTGATTCTCTTCCAAAGCATCACCTTTGTTCCGGCCTTCTTGATGCTCGTGCTTGCACCGGAGTATTATTTGGCGCTAAAAGAGATGGGGGCAGCATTCCATACCGGACGGGGAAGTGTTGCGGCGGCGAAACAGATTGCGTCTGAACTGACACAAGATGACCGGGGTGTAACGTTCGGGTCGGTTGATTTACCGACCGCGACCCCACCGCGGATTGAATTCAAAGACGTGGACTTTACGTATCAGGATGAGCGGTTTGCACTGACCGACGTCACGCTCCGGATTGAACCGTATCAAAAGATCGCCTTGATTGGACGAAGTGGTGCCGGGAAATCGACCGTCCTGCAGTTACTCGCGGGACTGGCGGATCCAAAAAACGGCGAAGTGCTCCTGAATGGTCAGCCACGCGCACAAATCACGGAAACGAGCTGGTTCGGACAGCTCAGTTATATCTCGCAGCATCCTTACCTGTATGCGGGGACACTCGCCGACAACATCGCCATCGGTGAATTACGGGAGGCGACGCGGACAGACATCGAACGTGCCGCAGCTGCCGCAGGACTCAAAGAACTGATTGCGAGTTTACCGGACGGGCTCGACACGGGAATCGGTGAAGGAGGGCGCGGTTTATCAGGTGGCGAAAAACAACGGGTCGCACTCGCCCGTGCCTTCTTAAAACGACCGAACGTCATCTTGTTCGACGAACCGACGACGGGACTCGACGTCAAGACGGAACACCTGTTACAGCAGGCAATCGGAGAACTCGGACGGACGGCGACCGTCATCACGGTCGCACATCGTCTGCATACGATTGAACAGTCAGACAACATCGTCATTTTAGAGGCCGGCCGGATTGTCGACCAAGGCACACATGAGGCGCTACTCGCGCGGGATTCAGAGTATGCACGGATGCGTGCCGTCCAACGAGGGGAGGAAACACGATGAAGGAATTGATGGGTATTTTTCGATTGATGCTGCACCAGAAACGGGATATCGTCCTCTCAATCGTTTTTGGTGTTCTTGCCGGAGTCACGGCGGTGGGGCTGTTTGCGGCAAGCGGCTTCCTGATTTCGAAGGCGGCACTGTTGCCACCGATTCAAACACTCGCTGTACTGATTGCCTTACAAAAGATATCAAGCCTGACGCGTGCCGTCAGTCGTTATGCGGAGCGTTATTATTCGCACCGGGCGACATTTACGATTTTGAGTGATTTACGGACGACGTTCTACAAACGACTTGAACCGCTTGCGCCAGGTATCTTCGCGAAGTATCGGAGCGGGGATTTACTCGCGCGAATCGTCGGCGATGTCGAGAGTCTGCAAAACACGTTTTTACGTGTCGTCTATCCGCCGATCATTCTCGTCCTCGTCTTTCTCTGTACGATCTTCTTTGTCAGCTTCTTTTCACTCAGCGTCGCGCTCGTCCTTGTGTTCGGACTGCTCTTGACGGGATTCATCATCCCGGGCTGGTTCGCTTACCGCGAACAACGTTTCGCACGGACTGTCCGCGCACGGCGTGGGGAACTCTCGACGGAAGTGACAGAGTTGTTCCAAGGCTACCGCGACTTAAAAATCTATCAGCAACTCGGAAACAAAGAAACGGAACTGAACGAAGTCGCAGCCCGCTATGTCGCAGAAGAACGGCGCAACGGACTACATGCCGTCTCGAACCTTGCGCTCAATACACTGGCGACGTTAGTCATCTCGTGGCTCGTTCTCGGACTTGGTGCCTACCTCGTCGCGGACGGTCAACTCGATGGTGTGTTCCTTGCATTGCTCGTCATGACCTCGTTGACGGTGTTCGAAAATGCGGCACCGATGGCGATTTTACCCGGCTTCTTCGAAGATAGCCGCCATGCTGCACGGCGGCTCGATGATGTCGTGACGGACGAAGTCATTCCGACATATCCTTCATTTCAACTGGATGCTGCCCCGACGCTTACGGCGACGGATGTCACATTTGCGTTTCCGGGTGAAGTCCGGCCCGTCCTCCGTAACGTCAGCGTG from the Exiguobacterium oxidotolerans JCM 12280 genome contains:
- a CDS encoding Rrf2 family transcriptional regulator, encoding MQMKTGVEQSVYAMLLLTFLPEKGLLPGEFISQQLGASPTYFQKLLRKLVSADLLLSVPGVKGGFRLNQPSDQIRIFDVYEAIEGKQSLYASSGVFEDLMGIKEQNVRLLSDLMTEAEDAWQSTLKRETIGSLRQEIDRNCPPDHLTTLKTLIEQQMIRN
- a CDS encoding nuclear transport factor 2 family protein, with translation MTTLDRYFDLFDASRTDEQAFSDLVSLFSDDITFVLNGQEQHGIDAWKNFVRMVFTANQDIKHMYEAWLPSADGDTFETRWAVCGKRADGTVFTQDGTDIARLDADGKIVYLANVPDDAKMFNNYNN
- the cydC gene encoding thiol reductant ABC exporter subunit CydC is translated as MKELMGIFRLMLHQKRDIVLSIVFGVLAGVTAVGLFAASGFLISKAALLPPIQTLAVLIALQKISSLTRAVSRYAERYYSHRATFTILSDLRTTFYKRLEPLAPGIFAKYRSGDLLARIVGDVESLQNTFLRVVYPPIILVLVFLCTIFFVSFFSLSVALVLVFGLLLTGFIIPGWFAYREQRFARTVRARRGELSTEVTELFQGYRDLKIYQQLGNKETELNEVAARYVAEERRNGLHAVSNLALNTLATLVISWLVLGLGAYLVADGQLDGVFLALLVMTSLTVFENAAPMAILPGFFEDSRHAARRLDDVVTDEVIPTYPSFQLDAAPTLTATDVTFAFPGEVRPVLRNVSVTFPRGSKTAIVGASGSGKSTLLQLLLRMYPVDGIMIDGVRGAEIDPEALWRQTNVVLQQNHFFYGTIRENLQLAHEEATDETMELALRQVDLTFRLEDKVLEKGENLSGGEKQRLALARIFLREAPLYLLDEPTSSVDALTEQMILRQLFARATDATVLLVSHRLAGLEQMDQIVVMEQGQVIEVGTYDELMNRQGAFYALKQVEQSVFTPDQLAR
- the cydD gene encoding thiol reductant ABC exporter subunit CydD, with translation MNPLKGIISIPRTIMLQLVLAAVLMGIAVIGQSYLIVIIVDRIFLQGDAFAAIVPLLGVLLLMLMLRVAVTYWNGRLGTVLAARVKQDIRQALVAKYTTSSVEVMSQGQSGQKVSVLLDAVDEMDSYYSQYLPKVIQTSIVPLMVLIAAFSYDWITGLVMMITAPFIPLFYIVIGIMTQKRADTQLEKMTAFSGTFLDTLQGITTLKLFGRAKAQQDVIERSSLDFRDATLTVLKLAFLSSLMLEFISMLSMGMIALEVSLRLILFQSITFVPAFLMLVLAPEYYLALKEMGAAFHTGRGSVAAAKQIASELTQDDRGVTFGSVDLPTATPPRIEFKDVDFTYQDERFALTDVTLRIEPYQKIALIGRSGAGKSTVLQLLAGLADPKNGEVLLNGQPRAQITETSWFGQLSYISQHPYLYAGTLADNIAIGELREATRTDIERAAAAAGLKELIASLPDGLDTGIGEGGRGLSGGEKQRVALARAFLKRPNVILFDEPTTGLDVKTEHLLQQAIGELGRTATVITVAHRLHTIEQSDNIVILEAGRIVDQGTHEALLARDSEYARMRAVQRGEETR
- a CDS encoding methyl-accepting chemotaxis protein, coding for MKRRHQLMLGITSLIVVLSLIFHGLHRFTTFGEGYSLLQGKGPSASLATLTVVALIPIFFLFAAVIRYRLNPQSKQVAILLTLTLTFASMSIIAGGEGLVEYHFSIFMVLALIAYFRRIDLILISTVLFAIQHFAGFFFAPTLLCGTTEYPFSLLMIHAVFLVLTSSALIIQVFVQNRERHAAHARETEANTLITNVSQQIEALVGHLKTNTTHLKQAAANSVIVTDQIAAAIEPIVDSADGQYQSMQHGTNQLQQVNQAIATIQTQMATTAETAVHMTATAREGNEEMQSMERRVEAMVEATNRLNDSVETMTGRSDQIQTILASLEAIAGQTNLLALNAAIEAARAGEAGRGFAVVVTEVGHLAVQSRSYANEVTEVLEALVEDTNQIKATARAYAETLTENRQMTKRVGQTFADITGMIQDVEQHIRSIQTARQGVGTQMLEIGERMDTTRVASLEVRRGIESTAAGLEEQAGVQHEFETMTDSLNQMTDSLEQLVDELTNHVES
- a CDS encoding neutral zinc metallopeptidase, with the protein product MKWKGRERSSNVEDRRGMSGKGVAGIGGGLGIIILIVVTLMGGNPADLLGDLSGSESGTNSSYQETAKEKEAADFVSVVLADTERVWTKEFKQDGMTYKEPTLVLYTDQVSSACGQAGKSVGPFYCPGDQKLYIDLSFYDELQTKYGAPGDFAMAYVIAHEVGHHVQTLLGTSDEIMPLRQKMSEEKFNKYLVRFELQADYYAGVWAHHAQGENLLEEGDLEEALGAANAVGDDTLQKKGQGYVVPESFTHGTSKQRKSWFQKGFDNGTIEGGDTFKAANL